The following are encoded together in the Glycine max cultivar Williams 82 chromosome 8, Glycine_max_v4.0, whole genome shotgun sequence genome:
- the LOC102660465 gene encoding uncharacterized protein, with protein MLKRGGVTISMLSNSTMLVGLCRPQRRRLRRRRGSSIRLGNRRRGFCLGSRPVVQWGVMAPLRMLKKIIMEITPKGHWLEAYCWSLPLLRPQLFPLC; from the coding sequence ATGCTCAAGAGAGGTGGTGTAACAATTTCAATGTTGTCAAATTCTACAATGTTGGTAGGGTTGTGCCGTCCTCAGCGGCGGCGGCTCCGGCGGCGGAGAGGCAGCAGCATCCGGCTAGGGAACAGGAGAAGAGGGTTCTGCCTTGGATCACGTCCAGTGGTGCAATGGGGTGTCATGGCTCCTCTTAGGATGTTAAAGAAGATCATCATGGAAATTACACCAAAGGGGCATTGGTTAGAGGCTTATTGTTGgtctctacctcttttacgcCCACAACTATTCCCCCTTTGTTAA